DNA sequence from the Lysinibacillus sp. OF-1 genome:
CAGTCTTTCTGCGGCTTTCGAGAAATTTCTTTGTTCTGAAACAGCAATAAAATAGTGTAGTTGTTTAATATCCACTTATATAATCCTCCTTCATTTATAGTTAAAAGCTATAAGTTAATATTAATTATATATTAGTAATTATAATTATGTGAATATATAATGAATTACAACAATACTTTTTCTACAATAATTTTAACAATGGGGTGAATAGGATTATGTACACACTGACAGATCAAAAACAATGGAAAGGCCGTATAGATTCAACGACAAATACAAGCAGTTTTCGTTTACATCAACAAGTAAAAAGATTGGCGATTAATGATGTAAGCGCTTCAGATAAGAAAAGGGCTGCACTCGTTGGTTTTATTTGCGATGAAGGGGTACGTCGAAATCAGGGTCGTTTAGGAGCAGCCAATGGACCGAACGCACTACGGGAAGGACTAGCTAGTTTACCGTGGACATTTGAGGATGATCAACAAATCATTGATGTTGGCAACATCGTTTGTCTTAATCATGATTTAGAGGAAGCGCAGCGTGAGCTTGGTGAAATTGTCGGAACAGTATTGCAAAAAAAATGTCAATGTATTGTGCTTGGGGGCGGTCATGAAACACTTTATGGCCATTATTTAGGTGTTCGTTCGGCATTATCAAAGGATGCTAAAATCGGCATTATTAATATAGATGCTCATTTTGATTTACGACCATACGATGAACAACCTTCTTCTGGTACTATGTTCCGTCAAATTTTAGAACAGGATCCATATGCTGATTATTTTGTTGTCGGTATTCAACGCTATGGCAATACAAGAGAACTGTTCGAAAAAGCGGATGAATTACAGGTAAAGTATGTGTTTGAAGATCACATGACAGTAGCCAACCAACAGCAATTATTGGATGAGCTACAACACTATATGGATCAACATGATTATGTTCTTTTAACCTTATGTATGGATGTCTTGAATGCAGCGTTTGCTCCAGGTGTAAGTGCACCTTCACCGTTTGGACTTGACCCATCAACTGTACGCACGATCCTACAAAAAGTCACTGCACATCCTCATACACATTCATTTGATGTTTGTGAGGTCAATCCGTTATTAGATGAAAATGGACGAACGGTTAAATTAGGTGCTTATTTTGTGTATGAAGCACTGAACAACTTACTTAGGGGGCAAGGCTCATGATCGAAATTAATCAAATAACAACGGTGTTTTTAGCCGTCGCACTCTTTGCATTGGGAAGCTTTCTTATTAATAAAATTGGATTTTTAAAGCGATTTTGTATTCCAGCTCCAGTGGTAGGTGGTTTATTGTTCGCTGCTCTCGCTACCATCTTAAAAACAACTGGTGTTCTAGAAATATCGCTCGATACGTCCTTGCAAAGCTTATTTATGATTACGTTCTTCACAACGATAGGCTTAGGGGCAAGCTTTAAATTAGTGAGACTCGGAGGAAAATTATTAGTTATTTATTGGCTAGCCTGTGGCTTCCTTGCTTTAATGCAAAATGTCATTGGGGTATCACTTGCCTCCCTCATGGGGATTCATCCTTTAATCGGAATGATGGCTGGTGCTGTTTCCATGGAAGGTGGTCATGGGGCTGCTGCCGCATTTGGACAAACATTAGAAGATTTGGGCATTTCCTCAGCCATGACGATTGGGGCTGCTGCCGCAACTTGTGGTCTAGTTGCTGGTGGATTAATTGGTGGTCCGATTGTCAAATATTTAGTCGGTAAATACAATTTAACACCTGATGAACAAGAAGCTGAAGCAGTCGAATATGAAAATAAACACGAACAAATTACATCTGACTCGTTCTTTACACAAGTCTTATTGATTACGTTCAGCATGGCTGTCGGCACATATGTTGGGACATTATTCTCAGAAGCAACAGGCTTCGTCCTACCAGGCTATGTAGGCGCAATGTTTGTGGCTGTATTAGTACGTAATATTATGGATAAAGTTAAACCTCAAGCAATTAATATGAAAAGCATTTCATTAATTGGGGATGTAACATTAGGCGTGTTCCTTTCAATGGCATTAATGAGTATCAAATTATGGGAAATTGCTGATTTAGCGCTACCATTATTCATCATCGTTTTTGTGCAAGTATTCTTTATTGTCGTATTTAGTATCTTCGTTTTGTTTAAGCTACTCGGCAAAAACTACGATGCAGCTGTGATGGTAGCTGGTTTTGCAGGACATGGTTTAGGGGCAACGCCAAATGCTATGGCAAATATGTCAGCTGTTGTGCAACGCTTCGGACCTTCTCAAAAAGCCTTTCTTGTTGTACCAATTGTCGGCGCCTTTTTAATCGACGTGTTTGGGATTCCTATTATTATTACAACCATTAATTTATTTAAATAAAAGGAGCTGTGCAGTGGTCTCTAGAAGACAATTGCACAGCTTTTCTATTATTTATTGTAATATCTCACTCACTGTAACAAATTCATAGCCTTGTTTCTGTAAATAAAGAATGACATTTTCTAAACCATTCGCTGTCGTTTGATGAATATCATGCATTAAAATGATACTGCCATCTTTTACAGAGGCTTTCACATACGCTAAAATTTTATCCGCATTATGATGTTTCCAATCTAGTGTATCAATCGACCATAAAATCGAAGGGATCGTCATGAACGAGCGCACTTGATCATTTGTCGCCCCATACGGTGGACGGAAAACGGTTGGGTATTGGCCAATGGCTGTATAAATCGCATTACTTGTGCCATTGACTTCTTGTTTAACCTCCGCTATGGATAAAGCCGTTAATTTTTTGTGATTCAAGGTATGGTTGCCAATTTCATGCCCAGCCTCATAGACTTGCTTGACGATAGCAGCATTTCTTGACACATTTTTTCCTACCATAAAGAATGTAGCCTTCGCATCGTATTTATTTAAAGTCGCCAATATTTGCGGTGTTACCTTGGCGTTAGGCCCATCATCAAATGTTAAAGCTACACGTTTTTTAGCACCCTTCACTACTGGCACACCTTTATTATACACTTTATTATCGGTTAGCTGAATATTGGCTAGCTCAGAAGCTTTGACATACCCTTTTTGGTCGCCCGCTTCTACATAGGCCCAGCCTGCAAGCGTTATGTAATACTGGACAGCTGTATTATTGGCAAGTGTACCAAGAACTTCTCCATGCGGGCTAGCAGTTAAACGTAATTCAGCACCAGCCACAGCGTTGATTCGTTTCTTCGTTGGAACAGGTTTTTTTAAAGCATTTGTTGCCACATATCCTATATCCTGCCCATATTGGACGAAAGACCAGCCTCCAGGTGCTGTGCCATACACATAAATCATGCGTCCTTCATAAAGCGATCCTGCCTGCTGTGCATTTTGGCTTGGCGCAGTAAATAGCGTCGCACCACCCTTTTGAATGACTAAATAGCCGACAGACTTCAACTTGACTAAAACATCAGATGGCACAAAGCCTGCCTGCTCTGGCGTTTGAATATGTGTCCACCCTTTGCTTGCTTGCGTCACTGTGACAAAGTGTCCCTTCGCCAGTTCCCCCATCTCATTGCTAGTTGTGGAAGGCTTTTCATAAATGACCGTATCCTTCATCACTTTTTGAATTACCACTGGCCCTTCAGCACTTGCTGATAATTGCCCAGCAAATAAACACATCATCAATGTCAACACGATTGCATAGGGTAAAAATTTTGTCATTGTTCTTCACCGTCCTTAGATGTCTTCCCATGTCGTTTGCTAAAAAAATGCTAAGAATTAACTATCATTATAGAGTAACCATTCAGACCAGAAAATAGTAGTAATCGACTAGATTCCATCTTCCAAGACCCTTCACATCTGTATAATATTAACCTTACTACATTTCTCCTTCCCTTTTTTCTATAAAACTATGCGTAGATTATGATAATGACATGTTGAGCCCTCCTTTTTGTGGAGTGATTGAGTGGTTCGCTCCTATTTTGGAGCGAATTCCCCAGAGCTTCCCCAACCATGAGAGCATCTTCCCCGCATCAATAAGCAAAGGGCTACAAAAAGTAATCGTTTTGCTTGATCCAGGAGAGACTTCCCTCAAAAATGGATTACCTAGCACCATCACAAAACAAGAAATGTCTCCCTTTCAAATAAGACGTTGGAAACGATGAAAAAGTTGAGATGTTTTCATCTTTTTTCCACTTACAGGGCATCATAGGCAGTTAAAGCATCTTCGATATGAGGGGGTGGCGTCCAAACATAGGTCGGGGCATTGGTTGTAATGAAAAGAAATGATTTTCCTTCTTTTTCGATAATGGACGCCAGACAGAGCCCTGCTTCTGGTGTATACCCTGTTTTCCCTCCTAGTATGGGGCCATCTACACTAGGCACTTTTGTAAACAACGAGTTTGTGATAATTAATTCATTAGGCACATAGGTTGTATAGCTTTTCGAGGTAAATATTTGATAAAAGATAGGGTTTTCTAACGCATAGCGTAGAAGCTTACTGATATCCCGCACGCTAGATACATGTGCCTCATCATGTAGGCCACTGGTATTAACAAAATATGTATCATGCATGCCTAATTCCTGCGCCTTGTTATTCATCAAAGTGACGAATTTGTCCTCACTGCCTGCGATAGCATCTGCAAGAGTTCCTGTTGCATCGGCACCTGAGGCAAGGAGTGTGCCATATAATAAATCCTCCATTGTAACAAAGTCTCCTGCTTGAAAGCCTGCCATCGAAGCATTTTGGGCCGTATAGTTGGCAATCGTTTGTGGTTCTACAATTGTTTGTCTTTGTAAATCCTCTGTCATCTCTATGGCAACGATGGCTGTCATAATCTTGGTTAAGGAAGCTGGATAAATAATAGCATCTGCATTTTTTTCGTATAATACTTCGCCTTGTTCATTGAGCAATAAAGCATTATGACTATGTAATGATGGCAGTTCTAGCTGAGCGCGTTCATATATTTTGTTTGTATAATAAAATAAGAAAACCACGATACAAATACAACAACATAACATCCATTTTTTCATAAAAAAACGCCTCCTACACATTATAATAGGTGGCATTTCTGAATATTCCTTGAGAACAATGTGATGAACTCAAATATCTTTATATGTACTAATCATCTTCGATATTAGAACAAATTCTTGAGATTTCTTTATTGGTTGACTTGAATAATACATCTTGAGTGCCTTTTTTTATTAAGTCCTGCATAGACACCCTGTAAAATTCGCCCAGTCAGACCATGCGAGACAATAATCACTTTTGGGAATTGTTGAATCCCGTCAAGCCAAGATGTTAGTCTGCGCACAACAGTCTCATAACTTTCTCCATCCGGTGCACGAAAATACCAATTAAAGGCATCCGTGTTCGTTAACGATAGCGTATATTTTGTATTATATTACCATATCAAGCATAACTCATTAACTTTTATTGTTTTTATGGACATTTATATGATTATTTACTGTAACATGAATCGTTATTATCCGTGGTAAAATACAAGCACACACTAAAATAATGGCAAACCATTTTTTCATTCGTCTACTCCTTATCTTAAAAAGTGTTATCAAATAGCTTTTCTGATAGGCCCTGTAAAATATCTTGCTCCTCAAAAGTCATCAATTCTTCTTTCGAGATTGTTGCCTGTTGAATCAATCGGTTTGATTGGATCGTCACCAATTTTTCAAACAGGTTTCGAATATAGCGACCATTCGAGAAATTAGGAATTGTTTCAATTGGCATTTGGCGTAGCTGCACTTTCATATGTTGGGCAAATGCTTCTCCGAATTGATAATCATTCGTTTGACAAAGCATAGCAAAAATAGCAAAGAGTTCATCGGTGCTAAAATTATCGAACTGAACAAATTGATTAAAGCGAGATTTAAAGCCTGGATTCGCTTGTAAAAACTCCTCCATAAGCTCTGTATACCCAGCAACGATAATTACTAAGTCATCACGTAGATCCTCCATTGCTTTTAATAAACTGTCAATCGCTTCCTTACCAAATGCATCCTGTTTATCATGAATTAATGAGTAGGCTTCATCAATAAAGAGAACCCCACCCTTTGCTTTGTTAACAACTTCCTGAACCTTGAGTGCTGTTTGCCCTACATATCCAGCGACCAATCCTGCGCGATCTGTTTCAACAAAATGTCCGCTTGATAACACGCCAAGATGCTTGTAGATTTGGCCAATAATGCGTGCCACTGTTGTTTTACCTGTCCCTGGATTGCCTGAGAAAACAAGATGATACGTAATTGGAAAGCTTGTTAATCCATGATCGACACGCAGGCTTTGGATTTTAATGAAGTTTATTAAATTATGTATTTCTTTTTTTACGTTCGGCAATCCTACAAGACTGTCCAATTGCTTTTGTAGTTTAGTAATCTCCTGTTCGATTTCAGGTGTAATGCGCAATCGTTCATCATTGATAAATTCACCACTGTAAATGATTTTGCCATCTTCATTAAAATAATCGCCTCGTCCATGTTTTTTGCCATGAACCAATTCCCCTCTATAGGAAGCCTGTCCATTGGCATAATAAAGCGTTCCATGCCCTGTCATCTTATCTTCTTTAAACTGTCCTTCCGCTTCCAGCATACCCTGCCTAGAAAAAACTTTCCCTTTGCCATGTTTCAGATCTTCAAAGAAATGACCCTCATAGTGGCATGTTGTGACACCACGGGCAAGCTCTTCAGCCGTTGGTGATTCTGTCGGATAATAGAGCTTACCAGCCCCTTGCATATGATGCCAAATAAAATCACCCTCATATTGTAAAAACCCATTTGGATAATATTGCTTGCCTTTTCCTTTTTTCATGCCATGTACAAAATCACCCTCATACTGTGGCTGATTTAAATGAGGATATTGTGCTCGCAATGCTTGATAAGGAGACGTCACATCCTCTTCATAATATAAGATGCCATAGCCATCCATTAAATCATTGCGAAAATGACCCTCATAATGCTTATGGCCATCCTTATATAAAATGCCGTGACCCTGTTTTTTATTTTGAATGAATTCTCCCTGATAAATAAGTTGCCCTTTTAAATACATGATGCCATTGCCTTGCTTCATATGATTGACGAATTCCCCCTCGAATAAGAGCTCGCCATCTTGATCAAAAAGCATGCCTTTCCCATCATAGATATCATGGCCAAAATCATTTTTTTTGACGCCGCCTCGATACATAATTGTTCTATCTGGATAAAATAGTTCTTTTTCTGCATAATTATATGTCATTTTATTGCCTTCCTTTATCATTTCAGTATATGCTCAATTATAGCGTGGAAAAGAATACATATGTGCGAATTTTTAGAATTTAAGGAGACGAGTATGAAAAAAAGATACAAACTACTTCTAGGCATTTTACTACCATTACTTATTCTGTATATCTCAACGATGCTACTAACAAGAGACACCGATTTTACAACAGAGGTAACAGAGCGTCTCGATTTGAAGGAAATTCATAAAATTGAAGTCATTCGTTCTTCGGATGAAAAAACGATCATGCTTACAAATAAAGCAGAAATCGACCAAATAATGCAGCCTTTAAAAGACCTGCCATTAAAAAAAGTATGGTTTGCTAAATCCGATTTTAAAGAAGCTTATTGGCTGACGTTATCGATCAATGATGACAGGGAAATCGGCTTACGTATAGATGATAATCACCATTTATTCGTTTATTTATATGAAGAAAATTATATGAAAGATTACAAGCTCAATCATGATGTCGATTTGACATTCATTGAACAACTTTTTCAGTAATAGTAAAACCCGTGCTTAAAATTGCGCGGGTTTTTAAATACAATGATAATTTTGCTGCATTGCCTGTATAGTTTCTATCATCTCTTCTCTCAGCTCGATTGGCTCCAATATCTCTAGATCTGCTCCCTGACTTAAAAACCACCTATTGATGTCGTGTCCAAACACATTTGCTTCAAATAAGTAGGCATGATCATTTTGCGATACGAGCTTGGCTGTCGGAAATCGATTGAAAACAGTTTGGGGGTACTTTCCTCTATAGAGAAATCGTATAGGCTCACTAACATCAATCAATGGCTGATCCTTGTGGAGCTCACCTATTTGAAATGTTTTATCCTGTTCACGAAGATGCTGAATACGATCCATTCGGTAAACAGTTGGACTATCTTGATTATCTGCTAGAACATAAAAATAGGGTGCTGAAAAGATCACAGCTAGAGGCTTCACCATCTTTTCGGTGGAGATACTTTCTCCCTCAGCTACATAATCAATTGTCATGACCTTGTTCTTTTGAATGGCTTCTGAAATGCTCCAAATGAATGGTACTAAGGATTGGTTATATTGTACATCTACCTCTACCGATTTTTCCTTTAATAGTATTTGAGCATCCTGATCTGCTGCCACAATAGAAATAAGCTTCTCCAACAGTTCATTCATCTCAGTCTTACTAAATGCTCTTGATTGAATTAGTATTTTAATAATAACTAATACTTGTTCTTTAGATAAACGATTATGATCTGTTTGTATTAGTTTATATACTTTTTCTGTACGAACATATTGTAAGCGGCAATTGAGTTTAGCCTTTCTCAGATATGTACGAATTTCGTCGATATCCCGTTGTATGGTTTTTTCACCAACCTGATGTGTCAATGCTTCCTGCTTCTTGTTGATTCCTTGGCCATCCATCAATCGATCAAATATCGAAAGAACACGATAGCCTTTGCTTTGTTGTGAATCTACCATATATCCCACTCTTTCTTCTATCATGCCCAACAGATTCTAAGTTGGGCATCATTAACCTTTACTACCATAACCATTATACCTTATCTGCATAATAGGTATTATACGCATCTTATGATAAAACATCATTAAAGCAGCACAATAGACTGTATTTCTAACATAATTAACTAAAATTTTACAATAAATTCGATAAACGCAGCATTTTCGCAATAAAATAAAGTAAAGCCGTTGATTTCCGCTACAGGCGCAGTCAAGCTATTTCCCTCCGCTTCGCTTTCACACAGAAAACGTCCTCTCAGTCCAGAATCTCAACTTCCGCTTCTCCCGCAGGAGTCAGCGCTCTTCATTCCATCAGCTGCTACATAAAGAACTCCAACTACATATGTTGATGAAAAGCAAGCATTTGAGGTGACCAAGCCTACCAAAATGTACAGAAAGTAAGAACTCATTCAACTTCCTATTTGGGGATTCTATGTGAAGGAAGCTTTATATTTACGATAGTTCTATAACATCAAACAAATCAAAGAAACCATTGAGCATGGTTTTACGGATGCGATGGGTAACTTTAAGAGGTCTAAAAAAATGTCCATGCAAGCGCTCTTTTGGTAATAGTTTACCAAATGTTGAATATGAAAGAGAGAAAAAAATGACAAAAGCCATCGAGAGCATATCAAACTTCTCGATGGCTTCTATCCCCTGGTCTGAAACTGTTATTTAAATCTCACAGCCGTTCCATATACCAACACTTCTGATGTGCCATCCATTACAGATGAAGTCGCATAACGGACACCTACAATGGCATCTGCTCCCATTTGTTGGGCTTCCTCTATCATTGCCTGTGTGGCGATTTCGCGAGAACGCACAAGCATCTCAGCATACTCTTTCATCTCACCACCCACAATATTACGAAGACCAGCTATCATGTCTCGACCGATGTTTCTTGATTGAACAGAATTTCCTCGCACTAGTCCTAAAGTGTCGATAATGTCTTTTCCTGCTATCACGTCTGATGTAGCTAACAGCATGATTATGCCTCCTCGTTGTTCAATTTTTGTACGGCTTCCACAGCCTCTTCAATGGAAGACGTTATAACGCCATTACGTTTAATTAACCCCACAACAAATAGATTACGATAAACGAACTGATTCTCTAGCCCATCTCGAATTAGCGCCTCTATTTTTTGCATATTGTCTCGTCCTTGCTGACGAACATCTGTCAGTACACCAATAATAGGACGATTCAGCATAGAGAACGCACCAATTTCAGCGGCCACACCTGAATCAATTTCAACCCCATCCAATACAGCTATCAATACATCACTATTTTGCAGCATTTCTAAATCTGCTTGAGCAATGGCTAAGCTATCTGCATAGGCTGATTTATCATTGATAGCATCGTTTTCCTGTGGTACGTATAAAGCGATGTCTGGCACGGCCTCCCGAATAGCTGCTGCCAATTGCTCATTGACGAAGCGATCTCCTAAAGAAAATAATCCGTTTGCTAAATATGCTTTCATGTTTAAAACTCCTTAATCGAATGTTTTTTCAAATATAATTTTATGTCTTCCTTTTTCATCAAGAAATGTTGAAACGATATCAAAGCCATGTTTGAGATTGGTAATGAGCATGGCTTTGCGTGTATTTCTACCATATGTACGAACTTTTTGAAATCCTACTTCCTGAATAGCCGCATGCTGCGCCTTCATTAATTGACTAGCAATACCTCGCCCCCGCATTGTCACATGAACACCACCCAACCAACTATAAAAAACACCATCTGGATGTGGATAGCCCAGTTTAAAGCCGAATAGCGCCTCATCTTCAACTGCCAATAAACAAAGAAGACCTTCTTTCTTTTCTAGCTTTTCGACTGGCAGTTTGGCACCGTCAAAGACGTGAGCATGAATTTCCTGTAATGGCTCAAGCCAAGCATAGGGTATGCCTTCAATCGTCAAAATATGCATGTTCATCACCTCTGTCTGTCATTATAACAGTTCTATAGCCTGATGAAAAAGGCGGCCTTCTGCTCCGAAAGCAATCGTTGCTATCACATAAAAGCAACTATTTTAACCATTTTTCACCCATCCTATTTTCGTCATCCGTCAAATTCAGTATACTTGACCCACATAACAAACATACGTAAGGAGGAAGTCTTATTGACATTATTTACTAGTTGGCTAACAAATTCACTACGCCCTTATTTCGGTCTACATATGCTAGAAAATCATTGGGACACACATCAAATTCGAGAAGATTACTTTATTTGCTTCGAGGGGGATGTGATTAAAAAAAGAATTTTCGTTAATGAGCATAGCTACCAGGAAGCTGATGTGGACATTTTAACACGTAATCGTGAAATGATTGTCCCACAAACCGCACGTGGAAAGGAAAAGAAATTAAATTACACAACGATTTCTGCCGTGAAAGCAACAGGTGTTATTTTTTCTGCTGGTCTAGGCAATGAACACCAGCCATCAAGCTATATTACAGCTCGCAATGCAAAAACATATTATCAGCTTCCGCTTACAGGTTTTGAGCATTTAACGACTAAGTCGGCGATCATGGATTGGCTACTGCAATTTCCGACTCAGCTTCCTACAGATTACGCAGACAAGCTAAAAAAGCTGACAAAGATGAAAAGTTTACGTTATAAGGCTGTACCAGGCGATATTTTTCGTGTAGAGATTGATCTATTCGTCAACGGCTATGTGCTGGTTATTGGCGATTTACGGCAAATGCAAAAAGATCAGTTATTTGCAGAAGATAGTATTTGGCATAATGTGATGACTATGCCTTTATTTATTCGTCCCTATCTGTTGACCACGACAGAGCGTTTGCCTTCTCTTGAGGAAATTACCGCTGCTCCATTAGCTTCCCAAACACAAATCGTCATGGACGACT
Encoded proteins:
- the hutG gene encoding formimidoylglutamase, translating into MYTLTDQKQWKGRIDSTTNTSSFRLHQQVKRLAINDVSASDKKRAALVGFICDEGVRRNQGRLGAANGPNALREGLASLPWTFEDDQQIIDVGNIVCLNHDLEEAQRELGEIVGTVLQKKCQCIVLGGGHETLYGHYLGVRSALSKDAKIGIINIDAHFDLRPYDEQPSSGTMFRQILEQDPYADYFVVGIQRYGNTRELFEKADELQVKYVFEDHMTVANQQQLLDELQHYMDQHDYVLLTLCMDVLNAAFAPGVSAPSPFGLDPSTVRTILQKVTAHPHTHSFDVCEVNPLLDENGRTVKLGAYFVYEALNNLLRGQGS
- the gltS gene encoding sodium/glutamate symporter, encoding MIEINQITTVFLAVALFALGSFLINKIGFLKRFCIPAPVVGGLLFAALATILKTTGVLEISLDTSLQSLFMITFFTTIGLGASFKLVRLGGKLLVIYWLACGFLALMQNVIGVSLASLMGIHPLIGMMAGAVSMEGGHGAAAAFGQTLEDLGISSAMTIGAAAATCGLVAGGLIGGPIVKYLVGKYNLTPDEQEAEAVEYENKHEQITSDSFFTQVLLITFSMAVGTYVGTLFSEATGFVLPGYVGAMFVAVLVRNIMDKVKPQAINMKSISLIGDVTLGVFLSMALMSIKLWEIADLALPLFIIVFVQVFFIVVFSIFVLFKLLGKNYDAAVMVAGFAGHGLGATPNAMANMSAVVQRFGPSQKAFLVVPIVGAFLIDVFGIPIIITTINLFK
- a CDS encoding polysaccharide deacetylase family protein produces the protein MTKFLPYAIVLTLMMCLFAGQLSASAEGPVVIQKVMKDTVIYEKPSTTSNEMGELAKGHFVTVTQASKGWTHIQTPEQAGFVPSDVLVKLKSVGYLVIQKGGATLFTAPSQNAQQAGSLYEGRMIYVYGTAPGGWSFVQYGQDIGYVATNALKKPVPTKKRINAVAGAELRLTASPHGEVLGTLANNTAVQYYITLAGWAYVEAGDQKGYVKASELANIQLTDNKVYNKGVPVVKGAKKRVALTFDDGPNAKVTPQILATLNKYDAKATFFMVGKNVSRNAAIVKQVYEAGHEIGNHTLNHKKLTALSIAEVKQEVNGTSNAIYTAIGQYPTVFRPPYGATNDQVRSFMTIPSILWSIDTLDWKHHNADKILAYVKASVKDGSIILMHDIHQTTANGLENVILYLQKQGYEFVTVSEILQ
- a CDS encoding D-alanyl-D-alanine carboxypeptidase family protein — translated: MKKWMLCCCICIVVFLFYYTNKIYERAQLELPSLHSHNALLLNEQGEVLYEKNADAIIYPASLTKIMTAIVAIEMTEDLQRQTIVEPQTIANYTAQNASMAGFQAGDFVTMEDLLYGTLLASGADATGTLADAIAGSEDKFVTLMNNKAQELGMHDTYFVNTSGLHDEAHVSSVRDISKLLRYALENPIFYQIFTSKSYTTYVPNELIITNSLFTKVPSVDGPILGGKTGYTPEAGLCLASIIEKEGKSFLFITTNAPTYVWTPPPHIEDALTAYDAL
- a CDS encoding AAA family ATPase, with amino-acid sequence MTYNYAEKELFYPDRTIMYRGGVKKNDFGHDIYDGKGMLFDQDGELLFEGEFVNHMKQGNGIMYLKGQLIYQGEFIQNKKQGHGILYKDGHKHYEGHFRNDLMDGYGILYYEEDVTSPYQALRAQYPHLNQPQYEGDFVHGMKKGKGKQYYPNGFLQYEGDFIWHHMQGAGKLYYPTESPTAEELARGVTTCHYEGHFFEDLKHGKGKVFSRQGMLEAEGQFKEDKMTGHGTLYYANGQASYRGELVHGKKHGRGDYFNEDGKIIYSGEFINDERLRITPEIEQEITKLQKQLDSLVGLPNVKKEIHNLINFIKIQSLRVDHGLTSFPITYHLVFSGNPGTGKTTVARIIGQIYKHLGVLSSGHFVETDRAGLVAGYVGQTALKVQEVVNKAKGGVLFIDEAYSLIHDKQDAFGKEAIDSLLKAMEDLRDDLVIIVAGYTELMEEFLQANPGFKSRFNQFVQFDNFSTDELFAIFAMLCQTNDYQFGEAFAQHMKVQLRQMPIETIPNFSNGRYIRNLFEKLVTIQSNRLIQQATISKEELMTFEEQDILQGLSEKLFDNTF
- a CDS encoding helix-turn-helix transcriptional regulator, whose amino-acid sequence is MVDSQQSKGYRVLSIFDRLMDGQGINKKQEALTHQVGEKTIQRDIDEIRTYLRKAKLNCRLQYVRTEKVYKLIQTDHNRLSKEQVLVIIKILIQSRAFSKTEMNELLEKLISIVAADQDAQILLKEKSVEVDVQYNQSLVPFIWSISEAIQKNKVMTIDYVAEGESISTEKMVKPLAVIFSAPYFYVLADNQDSPTVYRMDRIQHLREQDKTFQIGELHKDQPLIDVSEPIRFLYRGKYPQTVFNRFPTAKLVSQNDHAYLFEANVFGHDINRWFLSQGADLEILEPIELREEMIETIQAMQQNYHCI
- a CDS encoding YbjQ family protein is translated as MLLATSDVIAGKDIIDTLGLVRGNSVQSRNIGRDMIAGLRNIVGGEMKEYAEMLVRSREIATQAMIEEAQQMGADAIVGVRYATSSVMDGTSEVLVYGTAVRFK
- a CDS encoding nucleoside 2-deoxyribosyltransferase, with the translated sequence MKAYLANGLFSLGDRFVNEQLAAAIREAVPDIALYVPQENDAINDKSAYADSLAIAQADLEMLQNSDVLIAVLDGVEIDSGVAAEIGAFSMLNRPIIGVLTDVRQQGRDNMQKIEALIRDGLENQFVYRNLFVVGLIKRNGVITSSIEEAVEAVQKLNNEEA
- a CDS encoding GNAT family N-acetyltransferase, whose amino-acid sequence is MHILTIEGIPYAWLEPLQEIHAHVFDGAKLPVEKLEKKEGLLCLLAVEDEALFGFKLGYPHPDGVFYSWLGGVHVTMRGRGIASQLMKAQHAAIQEVGFQKVRTYGRNTRKAMLITNLKHGFDIVSTFLDEKGRHKIIFEKTFD
- a CDS encoding immunity 26/phosphotriesterase HocA family protein, translated to MTLFTSWLTNSLRPYFGLHMLENHWDTHQIREDYFICFEGDVIKKRIFVNEHSYQEADVDILTRNREMIVPQTARGKEKKLNYTTISAVKATGVIFSAGLGNEHQPSSYITARNAKTYYQLPLTGFEHLTTKSAIMDWLLQFPTQLPTDYADKLKKLTKMKSLRYKAVPGDIFRVEIDLFVNGYVLVIGDLRQMQKDQLFAEDSIWHNVMTMPLFIRPYLLTTTERLPSLEEITAAPLASQTQIVMDDYFMRGCYEKLGHKTLTEDDILFPLGYGQTLHYGKEPRYRLSWGTGTISKPASITTFQTGNRFTNHGVSAGVATDWLKSEEENVSRSLAHPYYHKEHQQAFAEFGLPADITYDEFNRQTGGLTRHEYLHYLHKSENRSHKK